The DNA window AACCCCACCGTAGCGCCATCTGATTCGAGTTTCAACCAACCTGGCCGATGTCACACCAGAGCACCCCGCCCGCCTCACGGCCGCACGCGGGGCGTCCTCGCCCGGGACGTCCTCCCCCGGGGTTCAGTCGTCGGTCTCGGTGGACCGGCCGAGATAGGTCAGCGGGCCCGCGTCGGGGACGGCGATCTCATGGAATCCGAGGCGGTCGTAGAAGGAGCGGGCCGCAGTGTTCTCGGTGAGCATGCCGAGGTGGACCTGCCGGGCGCCGGAGCGGCGGGCAGCGCCGAGAAAGGTGAGCAGCAGGGCGCGACCGTACCCGGAGCGCTGATAGGCGGGCAGCAGGTCGATGTGGAGGTGGGCCGGGTACTCCTCAAGACCGGGGACGACCATGCGCTCCGGCAGGTGCAGCAGGGCGGCCATCTCCTCGTCCGGGCCGCTCGGCCGGCCGTCCGGGGCGGGGTGGCGGTGGGCGACCCTGGGCAGCCAGGCCCGGCGGAAGGCGGCGGCGAAGCGGGCGGTGTCCGAGGTCCCGAGGACATAGCCGACCGCCTGCGTACCGTCGTCCAGCACAAAGGCCAGCTCCGGTTCGAGTTGCAGATAGGGCCCGGCGAAGATGTCGCCCATCAGGTCGGGGTCCCGGTAGTGGCCGGTGGCGTCGGCGCCCGCCGCAGCGGTGCGCCGGCACACCTCGTACACGGAAGCCCGGTCGGTGGGAAGGTAGCCGCGGATGAGCGGGGCCCGCCGGGCCCTGTCGGTCGGGGGCTGATACAGCATGCCGAGGTCCTTCCTGGGGTTGCCAGGGGCATAGTCCGTGGGAGCGCTCTCATGCGATCAAACCAAACGACCGGGGCTGCGGCAAGGGCGAAGTGACGGACCGTCGGATACGGCGGAAGGGCAGGGCGCCCCGCGCGGGCCCTGCCCTCCACCGGCCGGGGTCAGCCCCGGGGCTCCTCCGGGATCCAGCTGCCGTGGAACCCGGCCGGCACATGGCGCGGCAGCCGCACCTCGGCCTGCAAGGAGAGGTCCGCCGCGTTCAGCACCACCAGCCGGGCCGGACCGGCGGCGCGGTCGGAGACCAGGGAGAGCAGCCACCCCTCGTCCTCGCCGTGCGCTCCGGCCGCGCGGACGAAGACCGCCTCCCCGGGGGCGTCCCCCGCGCCCAGCGCGCGCTCGCGGGCGGCACCGGTACGCATGTCGTACTTGACCACCGCATCGTCGGAGACCGTCCACAGATAGCGGTGGGCACGGCCGGTCCGGGCGTCGTCATGGGTGGGGAACTCCACCGCGCGGTCGTCCAGCCGCTCCTCCCGCACCGAGCCGTCGGCCGGGGAGAGGGTCCAGCGGTGGAGGGCGCCGCCCCCGGTGGCGGCGGCTGCGGCGGCGGGGTCGGCGGCGCCGCCGACCCTGGACCAGAGGGCGGCGAAGGACTCGGGGGCGTAGCGCACCGCGTCCAGCACGATGCGGCCGTCGGCGTCCTCATGGGCGTTGCCGATGTGGAAGACATAGCAGGGGTCGATGGCGTACCAGGTCACCTCGGCACTGCCGGTGCGCTCCATCACGCCGAGCCGGGCCCCGTACCCCTCGTCCCAGCGGTAGGGCATACCGCTGCCGACCAGCGCCAGGTCGAAGACCACCGGCAGGTCCAGCCAGATCACATGGCGCTCGGTGAGGGCGAAGTCATGCATCATGGTCGGCCCGGGCACCCGCACCTCGCGGCTCTCCAGCAGTCGGCCGTCGGCCGAGAGCCGGTGGTGGGTGAGGTACGGCGCGGTGAAGCCGTAGCCGAAGAAGTGCAGCTCACCGCTGACCGGGTCCTCCTTGGGGTGGGCGGTCATACCGGTGCGCAGCCGGCCGCCGAAGTCCTCCGGCCCCACGGTGTCCAGCTCCGGGGTCAGCCGATAGGGCAGACCGGTCTCGCAGAGGGCGAGGAGCTTCTCGCCGTGCCG is part of the Peterkaempfera bronchialis genome and encodes:
- a CDS encoding GNAT family N-acetyltransferase, producing MLYQPPTDRARRAPLIRGYLPTDRASVYEVCRRTAAAGADATGHYRDPDLMGDIFAGPYLQLEPELAFVLDDGTQAVGYVLGTSDTARFAAAFRRAWLPRVAHRHPAPDGRPSGPDEEMAALLHLPERMVVPGLEEYPAHLHIDLLPAYQRSGYGRALLLTFLGAARRSGARQVHLGMLTENTAARSFYDRLGFHEIAVPDAGPLTYLGRSTETDD
- a CDS encoding carotenoid oxygenase family protein produces the protein MTEQQTSAPYYLEGHLSPVPDETDATGLEVVGTLPAELDGRYLRNGPNPLAGQDGGHWFAGHGMIHGVRLRDGRAEWYRNRWVRTRKLEGAPFVRDDFTLDLAATPANTHVVRHGEKLLALCETGLPYRLTPELDTVGPEDFGGRLRTGMTAHPKEDPVSGELHFFGYGFTAPYLTHHRLSADGRLLESREVRVPGPTMMHDFALTERHVIWLDLPVVFDLALVGSGMPYRWDEGYGARLGVMERTGSAEVTWYAIDPCYVFHIGNAHEDADGRIVLDAVRYAPESFAALWSRVGGAADPAAAAAATGGGALHRWTLSPADGSVREERLDDRAVEFPTHDDARTGRAHRYLWTVSDDAVVKYDMRTGAARERALGAGDAPGEAVFVRAAGAHGEDEGWLLSLVSDRAAGPARLVVLNAADLSLQAEVRLPRHVPAGFHGSWIPEEPRG